A segment of the Thiohalospira halophila DSM 15071 genome:
CAACCACCCCACCGCCATCGCCCCCCATCCCGGCGCGGCCACCGGCGCCGGCGGCGAGATCCGGGACGAGGCGGCCACCGGCCGCGGCTCCCGGACCAAGGCGGGGCTCTCCGGCTTCACCGTCTCCGACCTGCGCATCCCCGGCAAGGAGGAGCCCTGGGAGCGCGACCACGGCCGCCCGGAGCGCATCGCCTCGCCCCTGGACATCATGATCCGCGGCCCCATCGGCGCCGCGGCCTTCAACAACGAGTTCGGCCGGCCCAACCTGGCCGGCTACTTCCGTACCTACGAGCAGGATGCCCCCGGCCCCGAGGGCGTCGGCGTGCGCGGTTACCACAAGCCGGTGATGCTCGCCGGCGGCATGGGCCACATCCGCCGGGAGCTGGTGGAGAAGGGCGACATCCCCGCCGGGGCGCCGCTGGTGGTCCTGGGCGGCCCCGGCATGCCCATCGGCCTGGGGGGCGGCGCCGCCTCGAGCCGCACCGGCGGCGAGGCGGACGCGGAGCTGGACTTCGCCTCCGTCCAGCGCGGCAACCCGGAGATGCAGCGCCGCGCCCAGGAGGTCATCGACCGCTGCTGGGCCCAGGGTGAGGCCAGCCCCATCCTCTCCATCCACGACGTGGGCGCCGGCGGCCTCTCCAACGCCCTGCCGGAGCTGGTGGACGACGCCGAGCGCGGCGGCCGCTTCGAGCTGCGCGCCATCCCCAGCGACGACGCCGGCATGACGCCCCTGGCCATCTGGTGCAACGAGTCCCAGGAGCGCTACGTCCTGGCCGTGGCGCCGGAGCGGCTGGACGACTTCGCCGCCCTGTGCGAGCGCGAGCGCTGCCCCTGGGCGGTGGTGGGGGAGGCCACCGACGAGCGCCAGCTCTACGTGGGCGACGGCCACTTCGAGGAGCCGGCGGTGGACATGCCGCTGGACCTCCTTCTGGGCAAGCCGCCGCGCATGCGCCGGGAGGTCCACCACCACCCCTTCGCCAAGCCGGCGCTGAAGACGGCGGAAATTGAACCCGCGGCCGCCCTGGAGCGGGTGCTGCGCCTGCCGGCGGTGGGCTCCAAGTCCTTCCTCATTACCATCGGCGACCGCACCATCACCGGCCAGGTGGCCCGGGACCAGATGGTCGGCCCCTGGCAGGTCCCGGTGGCCGACGCCGCCGTCACCCTCGCCGACTACAGCGGTTACACCGGCGAGGCCATGGCGGTGGGTGAGCGCTCACCGGTGGCGGTCCTCCACGCCGCCGCCTCCGCGCGCATGGCGGTGGGGGAGGCGCTCACCAACCTCGCCTCCGCCCACGTGGAGCGGCTGGCCGGGGTGGCGCTCTCCGCCAACTGGATGGCCGCCGTGGGCACGCCGGGGGAGGATGCCGGCCTCTTCGACGCCGTGCGTGCGGTGGGTGCCGAGCTCTGCCCGGCGCTGGGCGTCTCCATCCCCGTGGGCAAGGACAGCCTCTCCATGCGCACCGTCTGGCAGGAGGGGGGCGAGGAGCAGCGCGTGACCTCGCCGCTGACCCTCATCGTCTCCGCCTTCTCGCCGGTGGCCGACGTGCGCCGCACCGCCACCCCGCAACTGCGGCCGGACATCGGCGGCGACCTCATCCTGGTGGACCTGGGCAAGGGCGCCAATCGCCTGGGCGCCTCCGCGCTGGCGCAGGTCCACGACCAGGTGGGCCACCACCCGCCGGATCTGGACGACCCCGAGGCCCTGCGCCGCTTCTTCGACGCCATCCAGGGCCTGCTCCACGAGGGGCGCATCGTCGCCTACCACGACCGCTCCGACGGCGGCCTGGCCACCACCCTGGCGGAGATGGCCTTCGCCGGCCGCTGCGGCGTGGAGGCGAGCCTGGACAGCCTGGGCGACGACCCGCTGGCCGTCCTCTTCGCCGAGGAGCTGGGCGCCGTCCTCCAGGTGCGCCACACCGATACCGACGAGGTCCTCTCCACCCTGCGCGAGGCGGGGCTGGGGCGCATGAGCCACGTCATCGGCCAGCCGGTGGCCGGGCACCAGCGCCTGGTCCTGCGCCACGGCGGCCGGGCGGTCATCGATGCCGAGCGCGCCGACCTGCAGACCCACTGGAG
Coding sequences within it:
- the purL gene encoding phosphoribosylformylglycinamidine synthase — encoded protein: MLTRLGNPALPDHEHRRLFAALQAVIPDLRGLGARHVYFADFEVRPDEAAIQRLDALVADEPGGSTAHEKGTALLVTPRPGTISPWSTRATEIARLCNLHNLRRLERGRLFWLERAGGELDDHMVAAVAGLLHDRMMEVIEPWDPETAGAGLFQDAHPRPLSRVDLLGGGRAALAAADAELGLALADDEMDYLVENFRDLGRNPTDAELMMFAQANSEHCRHKVFNADWVIDGEDQQTTLFSMIRESYKASPDGILSAYKDNSAVMAGHPARRLMADPDGAYRWRDEPADLLMKVETHNHPTAIAPHPGAATGAGGEIRDEAATGRGSRTKAGLSGFTVSDLRIPGKEEPWERDHGRPERIASPLDIMIRGPIGAAAFNNEFGRPNLAGYFRTYEQDAPGPEGVGVRGYHKPVMLAGGMGHIRRELVEKGDIPAGAPLVVLGGPGMPIGLGGGAASSRTGGEADAELDFASVQRGNPEMQRRAQEVIDRCWAQGEASPILSIHDVGAGGLSNALPELVDDAERGGRFELRAIPSDDAGMTPLAIWCNESQERYVLAVAPERLDDFAALCERERCPWAVVGEATDERQLYVGDGHFEEPAVDMPLDLLLGKPPRMRREVHHHPFAKPALKTAEIEPAAALERVLRLPAVGSKSFLITIGDRTITGQVARDQMVGPWQVPVADAAVTLADYSGYTGEAMAVGERSPVAVLHAAASARMAVGEALTNLASAHVERLAGVALSANWMAAVGTPGEDAGLFDAVRAVGAELCPALGVSIPVGKDSLSMRTVWQEGGEEQRVTSPLTLIVSAFSPVADVRRTATPQLRPDIGGDLILVDLGKGANRLGASALAQVHDQVGHHPPDLDDPEALRRFFDAIQGLLHEGRIVAYHDRSDGGLATTLAEMAFAGRCGVEASLDSLGDDPLAVLFAEELGAVLQVRHTDTDEVLSTLREAGLGRMSHVIGQPVAGHQRLVLRHGGRAVIDAERADLQTHWSQVSHAIQSLRDNPDCADQELAAVADDADPGLSPRLTFDPEADPAAPLIGRGARPKVAILRDQGVNGQLEMAAAFDAAGFEPVDVHMSDLLESGRDLAGFDGLAACGGFSHGDVLGAGQGWAKSIRYHERGRKVFEAFFQRGDTFGLGVCNGCQMLASLADLIPGAEGWPRFGQNTSGQFEARLSTVEVLESPSLFLAGMAGSRIPVAVAHGEGRAELDPAGVDGLLGDGRAALRYVDNRGNPTEAYPANPNGSPGGLTGLTTTDGRFTAMMPHPERVWRTAQFSWHPDEWDETGPWLRIFRNARHWVG